AGTTATTGGTGCTGACTGCAGCACGTCACAAAAACATGTCGGTTAAAGAGGCATCGGTCCCACATAATTAGTTTctcaaataataattatattattacacCAAACATGtgcaaatgatttaaaataataagaaaatggtATGAGCAGCCGTTTGGTTGAGCTTATTTTTAGACCCGAGATCAAATAATGAAAACTGAAGGCTGAAAGAAACAAACCCTATCATTAAACAAGTTAAACTTTGGACCCCAGAGACTGAGAGCTCCCTGCAGGACTGTTTTGCTCTGACAGACattagaacatgagaacaatcgagacgagaacaggccattcagcccaacaaagctcgccagtcctgtccacttatttcctccaagaaaacatcaagtcaagttttgaaagtccctaacgtcttactgtttaccacactatttggtcttttattccaagtgtctatcgttctttgtgtaaaaaaaaacttcctaatgtttgtgtgaaatttacccttaacaagtttccaactttgtccccgtgctcttgatgaactcattttacaatacaagtctcgatccacagtactaattcccttcataatttcaaacacttcactcatgtcacctcttaatattcttttacttaaacttaaAGGTttagctgttttaatctttcctcataattcaacctctgtagccctgaatcagcctagtcgctcttctctggaccttttctagtgctgttatgtcctttttgtagcctggagaccaaaactgtaccctggactccagatgaggcctcaccagtgtgttataatggttgagcagaacctcctgtgacttgtactccacacatcaaatttttggggttttatccccgtatattgtcgtccagacaaaaatgaaaagaatgatccaAATATGACTTTTTTCCAGTACACAAATGTTTATATagaggatgggatgatgggaggaagtggttggcaggaagtgacttttggaggcgggaccacggaaccaacgtcaccaggagcagATTGAAGTAATCgagtgggaaccggaagtgacgtcatcagatggaaaccagaagtgacgccatcgcggccattttggatttgtgattttgagactgttttacttgtcttctggttttctgtagatagaaagagagtcaggtaagcaccacgtgataaactcttgtctcgcgagatttcactcacctttaggctctttgactgcctccaacctgcacgtgtgtgacaccttcttaatggcttctgaacactgtcttgcagttaatagcttagagtccactacgactcctttatccttctcataaggtggactgtcgattttctgaccgccaattgtgtatttaaacctactatttttacttcctatgtgtaatactttacatttactgacattaaatttcatctgccacaaatctgcccaatgtccgtaatactgctgtgacctgctgtatgtgcacCTTCCAGGTGCCTGTCAgctttccaagtccttctgtgatgatataatggattccaaattatctgctaatccacctatcttggtatcatctgcaaacttaaccagcttgttacttatattcctatctaaatcatttatatatattaaaaatagcagcggccctagcactgacccctgtggaacaccactcttaacatcggccagttctgatgaggttcctcgcaccatcaccctctgcttcctgtgtctgagccaattctgcacccatctaaaaacatcaccctgaactcccacttcttttaacttgatgcccaacctctcatgtggcaccttatcaaatgctttctgaaagtccagataaataatatcataagctccactttgatcgtatccttttgttgcctcctcatagaattccaacatgttagtaaaacacgacctccctcttctgaacccatgctgactgttcagaataactcctgtccttgcatgtgttgctcaatcttatccttaataattccttccattaattttcctgtgatgcttgttaagcttactggcctatagttgcttggatctgccctgtcaccctttttatataatgggatgatatttgccattttccagtcctttggaatctctccagtgcacagtgacttcctaaaaatatgtgtcaagggtttatatatgtactcactagcctccttaagaacacgaggataaatattatctgggcctggtgatttgtttgatttcatcttatttaatctgagcagcacttctccctctacaatttccaaatccctcagtacctccttagtagttgtttacctctggcaggttatccacttgctcacttgtaaacacctcagaaaatgtaagtttagggcatctgctatttcattgtctgtatcttttaattccctttactattcctgatgaacttgacctcctccttaactgttcttttactactaaaatactgaaagaatctcttggggtcttctttcgccttatctgctatattcctctccaactgtcttttagcctctctgatatccttcttaatggttgccctcatgttctcatactcgctacggttctctttgcagtcattagtcttatatgccttatacagcagtttttcctttgcaacttctttttaaatctttattaatccatcgtggagttttttagtttcctattacttccaaatttaggtatgtatctgtcctgcattacatgtaaaacattttaaacctgttccactgctcctcgactgtctccacatttaaaagcttatcccagtctatcctacttagactttgtcgcatctgctcaaaattagccctactaaagttcaacttaacaattttagtctttgcatctgtactcttacaaaatactgagaattgtattacattatggtcacttgaccctagtggttcaatcacctctacaccctcaattctatcctgattattacagaatactaaatccagacaggcttcaccccttgttggtgctttaacatgctgtgttaaaaacagtcgctgattacttctaaaactcctgctcttgtgctcctccatctgtaaggttatcccagttaatatttggataattaaagtccccatgactataatatccccctgtaaacttgcctttttgatattactaaaaagatgtgtgttgaaattactgtctgaattgggtggtctataacacactcctaaaatgagaccttttccctaatattttccaggcgaagccacatgtcctcactaagatggggctcatcatccaactgaagatgacttacatttaattcctgtttggcataaacagcaaccccacctccttttctgttctgtctatccttcctaaaaatgtgtatccctctatgttacactcatccccatctttgttatttagccaggtttccgttattgctataatatcataattatgctctgctacatacaactccaactcacttaccttatttttgatacttctagcattaaggcaagctatttttaatgtgttaatccttctatctttacgtgtttgcttaaaatttacattactatgcatttttatttctacaccattgtttgttcttccatgtatagatctaaatctggcctgtcctaaactccctgcccccccattccctagtttaaacaatcctcgactagcctacacatacgcctccccaatacattggtgcccctccgtttCAGATGTAACCCACcatggaacaggtcccatctgttccaaaaggagtcccaatgccccataaacctatacccttctaccctgcaccaagatttgagccacgcgttaagccttctaatctcctcaatcttacctggactggcgtggcacaggcagaacttggagaagactaccttgtcagttctgctcctcagcttggtacctaactctttgaatttggatcagaactgacagactacccttatgtatgtcatttgttccaacgtggacaatgacaactggatccacccctctggccaagagcctatccacccttccaggaggtctcccacctgtgctcccggaaggcaacacaccatgtgagactctctctctctggagcacacctgcgctttaatcgccctaatgattgagtccccaactatcactacctctctttttgggaactggttttgaggtggcccgttggggctcctcaaccctgcctaccacctcagaattatcagagtcaccgtccagctccgccaggacatgataacggtttgacacttctaattctggggttctgcaccctttaccttacgccttgtgaccgtgacccacctattcctacctgtctggtcttaAATCTCATCCCGCTTCcccttgggggtgcacactatctctccaAAGGACACCTGGgacaagtccgccaattctctattacaacgcaggtcagccaactcctcctccagttcagcgaccctgagctcgaggtgctggatcagctggcatctcttgcagatgtagccctcatagacaactggctcttccaaaccatcatctaaaaagtccaacatccaacaggacttgcattgcactggcctcattattaaaatttgatttgggattactaagctgccttaactattttttttttcttaaaatgtcttctttcagctgctccttaacttaaatggtaacactaagatctgctacagatatttgacaccttttccccttaacctcatagaaaggcaaatagcagacAGCTGAGAGGAAGTACAGGACATGAGCTTAACtatgtttctctgtctctttcctaactttgtgctcctcttacttataagctcttcactcacactgtttgtattcccccgtactAATAAACCCATActctgtcgcccacttaactgttctacctgaCTGGTAAGTGTTTAGGAGTTGCAGCCCCTCTAGAGGACTCCATCAGCATATAGGGCTATGCTGAGTATGTGACATTAGCACCTGTATAGACAACATCGTGCCCACAAATACCAGTCAGGAAGTTCtccaaccagaagccctggataaacAGTCAGGTACGCCACATGCTGCGTGCCCGCTCTCTTGCATTTAGTTCAGGCACTGAGATGGCGTACAAAGCTTCAAAgtatggattaagaaaagacatCACAGCAGCCAAGCGGCAGTACAGAGAGAAGCAGGAGGGcctacagcacatcacagactacaggaccaccaccagcacaatcagctccacTGACAGTCTGCCGGATGATCTCCACACTTTCtacatccagcaacagcacagagtggaggcacacacacacctggaccacCCAACCCAACGgtctcttcaggtcaggtacacaaagcactaaggaagatcaACCCCCATAAGGCAGCTGGACTAGACAACATCCCTGGGCGGGCTCTAAAAGCATGTGCCAACGAGCCGGCTGatctctgctccatcttcaatCTTTCCCTCAGTCAGCGCATTGTTCCAtcctgctttaagactacgaTCAAGACTTTTACTATACACTCACAGGCcaatttattaggtacaccttgctattACCCacttggacccccttttgccttcaggaCTGTCGTAACTCATGGCATCAATTCATCAAGATGCTGCAAACATTCCTGAGGGATTCTCCACCAGATTGACATTTAGTGCTGTGGGTTAGTCAGCTGCACATCTCCCAGTCCACCTCCCCCTAAAGGttgtctattggattgagatctggcgAGTGTGGAAGCAACTGGAGCGCAGTGAACTCATTTATATATTCACGAAACCAGTTTGGGAGGATTTGACTGTTGTGACACGAAGGAGCCGCCAGAAGATGTTGCAGACCTTGTCCATCCCTTTAGGGCTGCCACAACACTCCTTGAAACTGTGTCCTTTAAAATTATGCCCTGTTGGCACAAAGGGGCCCCTAAGTTTGGCAAGAAAATCTCTCAACACAGCAcgagcctgaactgttgatacaatgATAGGTCTtggctttcatgttgttgaccccCAGAATAAAAATTGAGAATGAGACACGGTGACCTTATTCAAATTttcttgtccaattttggtgagcccaatATGTGAATTGGCACAATAAATGCTACTAAAGAGGGGATCAGAAAACAGAAGTTGGAGGAAAGCACCCACTGAAGATGGCAAGAACAATGAGGAGAATTACAGAAGGGGGAGCAGGGGGTGAACACCCAAATTTTTAGATAACCAATCCTAAACAGTTATTCCAGTGGGTTAACAGGCAGCATTATGAGCAGCAAGAACTGAGCAGAAGGTGGAAGCACCAAAATGATTAAGTGAGGACTGGAAAGGCAAAGCAAGACCACAAATTGCAGGTCATTTAAGTGATGAGGAGCAAAGCTGCAGAAATAAATGTTACTGTCATACAATCAGATACCAGATTGGGTCAAAGTGTAGATTAGGGGGTTTGTGCTTCTACTCCAAAGCTTCAAACTCCATTCATCTTGCAGAAATCAGTCTGTGGAAGCCTCTTACCCTGCAGCTTTGAAAATTAGGCATCAAAAGGGTGACCTGTGGGTTCGAGTACAGAAATTCAGCACCAGGCCAGTTAAATGGGTTGTTCCAAAATGAACAGAAAGATGCTGTGGTTTGCTGGGTAGGAGATGTGCCGGGCACCATGCAGAATCCAGTgcttgaaagaaaaaaagcaaaagacagCAGCTCCTGCTTGAACACCATATCCAAGTTGGGTTCTGTTCATTGAacaaatcaaacacaaaaatTTCATTAAGAGCTTTTATTAAGATTTCAGATTCACATTCTGCCAGTTCAGCCTCCTCATAGCAACTACAGCCAAAACCAGCACAAGCATCAACATGGCAGCTGCAGCTCCCAGCACAAGGTATCCAGTGTGAAGAGGGGCTGTGGGAGGAAGACATAAGGACATTTACTCTCCAAGTTATACAGTTAAGAATGAAGACAAAGGATCAGCCAAACCCCCAAGCAGAACCCTGGCCTATTTCAGTAGGAGTATCAAGATGGTTACCTTTCTGCTCTAGTCTGGATGTCGGCACATGGTCAGCCTCCATGATCACAGGACCACTGTGAAGGAGCACATTCTTCCTGAACGAATCATTACGGGCCAACTTGTCTACAGCTCTGCCAGATCCTGAAAGCAGAGGGGGGTTAAGGTGTAGAACAAATAAGCCATTAGACCGTCAGTCATAAGGACTTTGACCAATATCACAACCCATTTAAGAAAGCCCAGTTTACCCACACCTCCAGCTTGTCACTGGTTTTATAAAGCACTGCATTAGCAGCATGGACCATGTCCCATTAGCCACCAGAGCAAAGCCAAACCAAAATCTACTCACTTCTTGCAGGGCAGCTCTGAATACAGGGGTCTGTGGCAGAGGGATAGCAGGCAGCAGCAACACAGTAGATAAAGATCTACAGAGGTCACAGACAAGACACTTTGTCAGGACTATGTATTCTACCACAACAAAACTGAAGTCCAAGAATATCACGTGTGATGGCAAGAGCCTCAAAAGGCAgcagagaaacagaataaaaaaaaaaaataaaacacttggcAAGTAAACCCACCTTTTCAGCCAAGGCTTGTTGAGCTACAGCATccacaaaagcaaacatctcaAACACAAATCTCTTGTAATGACTTGGGTAGGCCACTCCAGAGGTGCTATCCACAGTCACCAAGCTGGTCAAATAGTTGTCTCCTGTGTATGGGCACCTGGGGCAAACAAACCCTCCAGTTAGTACTGACAAGCCAACATCTCCAACCCACCATCACATTAGGGGGCACCTACCCATTCACCAGCAGGCTCCACTGGGGCTGGCTGGAAGCAGAAGGTCCTGGGGTGACCCAGCAGTCACCAAGAGTCAGCACAAGGTTAGGGTCAGTCCTGTTCACAATGTGCACTTCCACAGCCACAGGATCCCTCAGAGTTTTGGTCACTGGGTAGTCAGCATCCACATAGTAGGAGCCATAGGTGGAATCTAGACAGATCAGAAGCAGGCATTACTTCAGAGCAGTCACACCCGAACTACATGATGCGATCAAAAATTCCAACATGTGTTTAAGACTTTTGCCTTCTAGTCACCCTgggaatgaaaaaacacaaacccACCCCCATTTAGTACCTGTTGCAATGACCAATTCCAGATCAAATGGCCCTTGCtctactactggaagaggtggcgccacagtatacacctcagcatccacttgcacatcctggcttcccgagtaggtgcactggaagaataaTCTGAGGAGAGAAACACCACATCATAGCAGGTAGAGCACATTTAGGGTTAGAGGAAGCAGGTTCAGAAGCCTTACTTGTAGACACTGTCCCTGGTGATGGAGCCCTCTGGACCAGTCCTCACAGTGATGGCAGCAGACATGGTGTTCTGGTAAGACACATTGCCACCAGCCAGCTGAAAACAGGAACATTAAAATCATTGCTGAATTTTACTTTTCAGGTGGTCAGAACCACACACACACTCTTCTCAGGAATTCAAAAATCAACTAGGACAGCATGAAGGCATTTAATGTAGGTTGAAAGGGAGATTGTGTTTAAAAGCCAAGGACTCTAGTGGGAAATGTTAACCAAAAAATTGGCATTAGTGTCTCACCTGGACTGTGCTACCACAGGCACTGACTGGAAACTGGTACATGACAAAGCTGGACAGGCTGGTCACAGGGCTGCAGCTGGGGGCACTGCTGTCCACCAACTGGATGGACCCAAGATCCAGGGGAGGAAGGGTCACATTCTcagacaccaccaccacaaactgg
This genomic window from Polypterus senegalus isolate Bchr_013 chromosome 4, ASM1683550v1, whole genome shotgun sequence contains:
- the LOC120528259 gene encoding zona pellucida sperm-binding protein 4-like, which codes for MARLSCWCLFWLCVSGAQFVFAALGNVIKTCDEDKAMKLSFEGSPTVFLQKTIGGLGLVKVTKDLPGIVFRVKSGRTTLTVPFSSRHGYVVDERSQYIVVIAVGRPSNLKMFTCHKPDRRSWIVAERCAVTASEKLPCGGSSSITQADCEANNCCYDSSSSTSPCYYANDVTVQCTLDGQFVVVVSENVTLPPLDLGSIQLVDSSAPSCSPVTSLSSFVMYQFPVSACGSTVQLAGGNVSYQNTMSAAITVRTGPEGSITRDSVYKLFFQCTYSGSQDVQVDAEVYTVAPPLPVVEQGPFDLELVIATDSTYGSYYVDADYPVTKTLRDPVAVEVHIVNRTDPNLVLTLGDCWVTPGPSASSQPQWSLLVNGCPYTGDNYLTSLVTVDSTSGVAYPSHYKRFVFEMFAFVDAVAQQALAEKIFIYCVAAACYPSATDPCIQSCPARRSGRAVDKLARNDSFRKNVLLHSGPVIMEADHVPTSRLEQKAPLHTGYLVLGAAAAMLMLVLVLAVVAMRRLNWQNVNLKS